GGACGCCGCCGCGCGCGACATCACGAGCGATGACCTCGTCCACGTCTACAACGATCGCGGCCGGATCGCTATACCCGCGATGGTGACCCCGAGGATCATGCCCGGCGTCATCTCCGTCCCCCAGGGAGCCTGGATCGAGCTCGATGAGGACGGCGTCGACCACGGTGGGGCTGTCAACATGCTGACGAGCCTCCGAATGACACCGATCGCGAAGGGCAACGGCCAGCACACCAACCTGGTCCAGGTCGAGAAGGCCTGAGTGTGTGGCCAGCAGACTGCTGGCCACACCTATCCCCAGGACCTGGCTCTTGCCAGCCCTGTCAATGGTGCCCGCCGGATATCCGGCGGGCACCCTGTCACTCTGGGCGGGGCAGCGAGTCAGGATCCTCCGCGGGATAGATCGCCCCTTGGTATCGGGGGTTCATGAGGCTGTCGTGGGAAAGGAGTTCGTCGAGACGCTCCGGATCGACCAGTCCCATCTCCACCACGACCTCCTTGACGGTCCTGCCGGAGCGGGCCGCCTCCTTGCCGACACGGTCGCCGTTGTGGTGGCCGATGACGGGGTTGAGGTAGGTGACGATTCCGATCGAGTTCATGACGTTCCGGAGTCCGACCTCAGGGTTCGCGGTGATGCCGACGACGCACTTGTCGCGCAGGGTCGTCGTCGCGTTCTGAAGGAGTGAGATCGATTCGAAGAGGACGTGGGCGATGACCGGTTCCATGACGTTGAGCTGGAGCTGACCCGCCTCGGCCGCCATCGTCACCGTCACATCGTTGCCGATGACGTTGAAGCAGACCTGGTTGACGACCTCGGGGATGACCGGGTTGACCTTGGCCGGCATGATCGACGAGCCCGCCTGCATCTCCGGCAGGTTGATCTCGTTGAAGCCGGCCCTCGGCCCCGAGGAGAGCAGCCGCAGGTCGTTGCAGATCTTCCCGAGCTTGACGGCGGCGCGCTTGATTCCCGCGTGCATCGACACGTACGCCCCAGCATCCGACGTCGCCTCGATGAGGTTGTGGGAGAGCACGATAGGAAGGCCGGACACCTCGGCGAGTCGTTCAACTGCGAGCTCGGCATAGCCTTCGGGTGCGTTGAGGCCCGTGCCGATCGCGGTGGCGCCGAGATTGACCTCGAGGAGCAGGCTCGCCAGGCTGTCGAGATGGCGGACCTCTTCACGAAGGAGCACGGAGAAGGCCATGAACTCCTGCCCGAGCGTCATCGGCACCGCATCCTGCAGCTGAGTCCGGCCCATCTTCAGGTGGTCGGCGAACTCATCTGACTTCGCCTCGAACGCGTCGGCAAGGCTGTCGATCTCCTCCCAGAGCGCGCGGACGCTCGTGTAGAGTGCCAGCCGGAACCCTGTCGGGTAGGCATCGTTCGTCGACTGGCTCTTGTTGACATGATCGTTCGGGTTGACGACGTCGTACCGGCCCTTTTCGAGCCCCATCGACTCGAGCGCCAGATTGGCGACCACCTCGTTCGTATTCATGTTGACCGACGTACCGGCCCCGCCCTGGAAGACGTCGACCGGGAACTGGTCCATGCAGCGGCCGCCGACCAGGATCTCGTCACAGGCCGTGAGGATTGCGTCGGCAATATGGGAGGGGATCGTGCGGAGCTCCCTGTTGGCAGAGGCGGCCGCCCGCTTGACCTGGACCATGGCGCGCACGAGGGCTGGAACGTTATTGATGGTCAGGGGGCTGATCTTGAAGTTGTCGATGGCACGCTGGGTATGGATGCCGTAGTAGGCGTCTGCGGGTATCTCACGCGTGCCGAGCAGATCTCGCTCAGTTCTGGTCTTCAACGGACTGTGCTCCTCCATCGCCCGACTTGTGGCCGAGCGGCATGTATGACCCGCCCGTGGATGGTCGAGCGGGGTGCGGATGCTTCGCGACTTTCAGTCAAACAGAACGCCGATCGCATGTCCCGAGAACCCCGCGGTCCGACCATAGGTCCCGTGGGAATGCACGAGTTCGCAGGCCGATTGTCGCTCGCGGCTGACCGCGGCCCCTATGGGCGGGCGGTCAGCGCAGGAGCGGCTGGGCGATGACAACGTTGTCGACCTCGTCGCGGGTGGGCGCGTAGGCGCCCTCCTGGCTGACGGTGAGACCAGCGGTGACGACGCCGCGGTGCAGGGCGGGCTGAACATCGTGCCAGCGCACCCGCCGCAGTTCAGCCTTCGCTGATGCGCTCCCGAGGAGGCCGGCATCGAGCAGCCCCGAGAGCAGGCCGGACATGAAGGAGTCGCCCGCACCGACCGTGTCGACCACCTCGACATCGAGGGCGTCGATGACGAGCATGTCCCGGTCGCCCGCGAGCCTCGCGTACGAGCCCCATGGGCCGCGGGTGACGACGATGAGGGCCGGACCCATGGCCGCCCAGCGCCGCATGATCTCTTCGACAGGAGTATCGGGATAGAGCCATTCAAGGTCCTCATCGGATGCCTTGACGACGTCGCAGTGCCCGACGATCTGTTCGATGCGGTTCCTGACAAGGCCGGGCCGCTTCATGATCGCAGGGCGCAGGTTCGGATCGTAGGAGACGGTTCCCTGGATCGCCATGCGCTTGACGGCCGCGAACACGTCCATCGCGCCCGGCTCGAGTGTGGCGCCGATCGAGCCGACGTGGAGATGGGAGATCTCCTTCGGTGAGGGCAGCGTCGGCACCTCCCAGAGGAGATCGAACTCGTAGGAGGCGCTGCCTGTGTCGTCGATCGTTGCCGTCGCGACCGACGTGCGCTCGGCGCGGTTGCTGCCGTCGATGACATCGATGCCGTATTCCGCCGCTGTGCGTTCGATGAGGTGGCCGTGTGCGTCACCGCCCCACCACGAGGCGAGTGAGGTGGGGTGGCCGAGCCGGGCGAGTCCCGCCGCGACGTTGAACGGGCTGCCGCCCACGTGCTCGGAAGTCTTCCTCCCTCGGGTGACGACATCGATCAGCGCCTCACCGACACATAGAACCTGTTCACCCGGCGAGATCATTGGCGCTCCTCCTGCTCGAAAGCGACGGGTCCTCGGTGACCCGTCTGCACCCAGACTAGTCCAGGATCATGGTCGAGTTGTGGCTGTGGCCACACTGATTATTGGTCGAGCCGGGGCGGCGGCGGGTTGAGTGTGCCGAGCCAGAAGAGCCGGCGGAAGTAGATGTTGGCGATGGAGCCGACGAGGAGGGCGGTGATGACCGTGCCGAGGCCGATGCCGCGCAGCTCTCCGAAGAACGCGAAGGAGCAGATCGCGGCGATGGTGATGAGCGTCCAGTCGAAGATGACCTTGACCGTCCCGAAACGCACCTTGGTCACGATCCCGATCGCCTTGACCGCGCCCTCGCCCGGCACGACGAGCACGCCGGGCGAGACCTGGAGTGCGATGCCGAAGGCAAGGATGGTGCACCCGATGACGACCACGAGCAGCTGGAGCCACATCGCCTCTGGATTCATCCAGCCCAGCGCCCACAGCGAGATATCGATGAACCCGGAGAAGATGACGTTGACGAGGAGCTGGAGCCACTGGATCGGCGGGAACCGCCGCCGCAGGAGGACTGCCTGCAGAACGATGAAGAGGAAGTTGAGAACGAAGGTGAATGCGCCGATCGAGGGTGGGAAGCGGAAGCTGGCGACGTAGGACAGCGAGGTGATCGGGGTGGTCCCAAGTGAGGCTTTCGTGATGAACGCGATTCCGAAGGCCGTGACGACGACGCCGACGAGGAATCACATGTACCTGGCGAAGAGGGAGGGACGTTTTACCACTGTTCGACTTTAGTCCCGTTTCGTGCTGTTTTCCGTCGTCTGTGACCAGATCGTCCCTGCGTGAGGCTGGGCTGGCGGGGCTGTGACCTGGGTTTTCGGCTGGTGAGGGTCAGAGGTCGACGAGTGTGAACTATCTGTGAGTCATCGGTGTCGAAAAGGTGAAGTGAGCGTGACATACTCGTTCTGGCAACCTGGACAAGAGCGTCCAGCCGGATGTTATGTGGAGTGGCATGGCGACCCGATCACCGAAGCCGAACTCAGCCGAAACGCTGGCGTTCCGTGACGTTCTTGAGAAGAATACGGGCTGGAATATAGGTTTCGCTCTCTTGATGGGTGTCTCCTTCTATCTCTTTGTGAGATGGGGACTGGACTACATTGCCCCGGATGCGAGCGTCCCACTCTTCCTCCTGTCGACGCTCTTCGGTCTCTTCATGGCCTTTAACATTGGCGGGAATGACGTCGCCAACTCCTTCGGCACCTCCGTGGGTGCTGGAACGCTGACGATCAAACAGGCTCTGCTCATCGCTGCCGTGTTCGAGGTCAGCGGCGCCGTCATCGCGGGCGGTGAGGTCACCGATACGGTGCGCAGCGGCATCGTTGATCTCAGCGCGGTATCCATGAGCGCGAACGATTTCATGTACATCATGATGAGCTCGCTGCTCGCCGCCGCGATCTGGCTCCTCTTCGCCTCGAAGAGGGGCTATCCCGTCTCGACGACGCACTCGATCGTCGGTGGCATTGTCGGTGCCGCCGTCATGGTCGGTGCCGTCACCGGCGCAGACAACGCGTTTGACATGGTCCAGTGGGGCCAGATCGGCCAGATCGCCATCTCCTGGGTGCTGTCACCGCTGCTCGGCGGGCTCGTCTCGTATGTCATGTACCGGTGGATCAAGAAGCACATCCTCCAGTTCAACGACGCGGCGGACGAAGCGCTGGCGGCGCTGGGTCAGCGGCGCCAGAAGCATCTCATGGAGCACAAGCGTGCCTTCGAGGTGCTCAGCGACCTGCAGGGCATGGCCTACACGGAGGCTCTCGAGCGCGACGAGAGGCGTGTGAAGACCGGCGACTACAAGCTCGACGAGCTCGAATCCGAGTACTACCGCGAGCTGGAGCTCATCGACCGCGAGGCGCGGAAGATCGACGCCCACCGGGCCCTGGAGAAGTGGGTGCCCGCCCTCGCATCCTTCGGCGCACTCGTCATCGCCTCCATGCTGATCTTCAAGGGCCTGTCCAACCTTGAGCTGGGACTGACAGCGGAGATGCAGTTCGGAATCCTCGCCATGGTTACTCTCGGCGCGTGGATGGCCACGTCGATCCTTGTCCGTCTCCTCAAGCGCAAGTCACTCCAGCGCTCCACCTTCCTCGTGTTCTCGTGGATGCAGGTGTTCACGGCCTCCGCCTTCGCCTTCTCCCACGGCTCGAATGACATCGCCAACGCGATCGGTCCGTTCGTCGCCATCCTCGACGTTCTCCGAACAGGGACCCTCGAGGACATGGCACCCGTTCCCACGGCCGCGCTCGTCACCTTCGGCGTCGCCCTCGTCGTGGGCCTGTGGTTCACGGGTCGCAACGTCATCCGCACCGTCGGCACGAGCCTGACGAAGATGCACCCATCGTCGGGTTTCGCGGCAGAGCTGTCGGCCGCCATGGTCGTCATGGCCGCATCGGTCCTCGGGCTGCCCGTCTCCTCGACCCATATCCTCATCGGCGCCGTCCTCGGCATCGGCGTCGTCAACAGGGCGGCCAACTGGAAGCTCATGAAGTCGATCGGCATCACCTGGGTCGTCACTCTGCCGGTCGTCTCGATCCTTGCCGCCATCATCGTCATCGTGCTGCGCATGGTCTTCTGATACGTGTCAGCTGTCAGCAATCTTCCCGGCGTTCTCCAAGCAGGCATGCTTAGACTCGAGGGAATTCGACAGCGACAACGTAGGAGACGAACCATGAAACTGAGCAACGCGATTCTCCGGGGCATTCCCGGTGCATTCATCCTCAATTCGGGCGTAGGCAAACTCGGCATGGACGAGGGCACTGCCGAGCATCTGCAGAACATGGCGAAGGTGGCTGTGCCCGCACTCGGCAACATGAGCCCCAAGGAGTTCGGCAGGTTCCTCAGCTACGGCGAGACCGCCGTCGGTGCGGCCCTCCTCCTACCCTTCGTGCCCACCCGGATCGCAGGCCTCGCCCTCACGACGTTCGGTGCTGGCATGGTCGCCAGCTACCTCAAGCTCCCGGGCATGACACAGGAGGATGGCATCCGACCGACGGACGATGGCATCGCCCTCGCGAAGGACAGCTGGCTCCTCGCCATCGGCGCTGCACTCGCGCTCCGCGGCTCAAAGTAGTCCCACCCAGAATCAGTGAAGCCGCAGGCCGATGGCCTGCGGCTTCACTGATTCTGCGTTCCTCTCCCCGTGGTGGTCTGCTCAGACCTCCCATCGCACGTCACCGGGTGCCTTGTCCTCGCGCCACCCGCGCCACACGGCGTGGCGCACGCTGCCGCCTCGAGTCCGACCGGCAATCGACACCTCGGCGACGAGTTTCGGCGTCACCCACCACGCGTCCCTCCTGTCAGCGTCGGGTATACCCGCGATCGGCGGAGTCTTCCGTCTGATCCGTTCCAGCCGCTTCTTGATCTCCGCCAGCTGGGCCTGGGTGAATCCAGTGCCGACCCGCCCGGCGTAGACCAGATCCCCCTCCCCGTCCGGGACCGCGACGAGAAGGGACCTGATCCGGTCTGGATTGTCCGCCCCGTGCCGGGCGCCGACGATGACGACCTCTTGATGGATCTGGAGTTTGAGCTTGATCCAGGCGGAGCCTCGCTGGCCCGAGAGATACGTGGAGTCGATTCTCTTGGCGACGACGCCCTCCAGGCCGAGCTCGCGGCTCACCCGCTGGGCGAGCTCAAGCCGGCCGGTGTGTGCGGGTGGGATGGCAATGGCCTCCCCGGCGGCAAGGGAGTCCAGCAGGATCTCCCGGCGCTCGCGGTAGGGAGTCCTCACGAGGGAGCGGCCCGCGCCTGGACCGGGCGGCCCGAGTTGGAGGATGTCGAAGACCATATAGCGCAGCTCAGCGGCCTCGCCATCCTTGATCGAGGCCTGCAGGAGCCCAAAGTCGGGCCGCCCCTGCTCGTCGAGGGCGACCAGCTCCCCGTCGAGGACTGCTCCGCCCTGTTCGCCGGCCTCACCCTGCAACAGCTCAACGAGCTCGATTCCCGCGGGGAAGGCGTGTGTCAGGTCTTTGCCGTTCCGACTTGCGAGGGCGAGTCCGCCTCCCGTGTCAACGCCGGTGATGATGCGGTAGCCGTCCCACTTCATCTCGAATGCCCATTCCTCGCCGTCGGCGATGCTGCGCGCGATCTCAGCGGGTGTGCCGCGGGTGGCGAGCATGGGCGCCGGAAGGTCGCTCACGCTGACGGTCGGCTGGGGGTCAGTCCGCGGCCTGTCCGAGGGCTTCGACCGGGGACCCGTGGCCGTTGTAGACCCCGTGTCCTTCGAGGTGCCCGTGTCTGTGCCGTCAGAGGCCGAGGTGTCTTCGTCCGGCTGATCGTTCATGAGTCGGATAAGCCAATTCTTGTCCTCG
This is a stretch of genomic DNA from Flaviflexus salsibiostraticola. It encodes these proteins:
- a CDS encoding inorganic phosphate transporter, whose translation is MATRSPKPNSAETLAFRDVLEKNTGWNIGFALLMGVSFYLFVRWGLDYIAPDASVPLFLLSTLFGLFMAFNIGGNDVANSFGTSVGAGTLTIKQALLIAAVFEVSGAVIAGGEVTDTVRSGIVDLSAVSMSANDFMYIMMSSLLAAAIWLLFASKRGYPVSTTHSIVGGIVGAAVMVGAVTGADNAFDMVQWGQIGQIAISWVLSPLLGGLVSYVMYRWIKKHILQFNDAADEALAALGQRRQKHLMEHKRAFEVLSDLQGMAYTEALERDERRVKTGDYKLDELESEYYRELELIDREARKIDAHRALEKWVPALASFGALVIASMLIFKGLSNLELGLTAEMQFGILAMVTLGAWMATSILVRLLKRKSLQRSTFLVFSWMQVFTASAFAFSHGSNDIANAIGPFVAILDVLRTGTLEDMAPVPTAALVTFGVALVVGLWFTGRNVIRTVGTSLTKMHPSSGFAAELSAAMVVMAASVLGLPVSSTHILIGAVLGIGVVNRAANWKLMKSIGITWVVTLPVVSILAAIIVIVLRMVF
- the aspA gene encoding aspartate ammonia-lyase; translation: MKTRTERDLLGTREIPADAYYGIHTQRAIDNFKISPLTINNVPALVRAMVQVKRAAASANRELRTIPSHIADAILTACDEILVGGRCMDQFPVDVFQGGAGTSVNMNTNEVVANLALESMGLEKGRYDVVNPNDHVNKSQSTNDAYPTGFRLALYTSVRALWEEIDSLADAFEAKSDEFADHLKMGRTQLQDAVPMTLGQEFMAFSVLLREEVRHLDSLASLLLEVNLGATAIGTGLNAPEGYAELAVERLAEVSGLPIVLSHNLIEATSDAGAYVSMHAGIKRAAVKLGKICNDLRLLSSGPRAGFNEINLPEMQAGSSIMPAKVNPVIPEVVNQVCFNVIGNDVTVTMAAEAGQLQLNVMEPVIAHVLFESISLLQNATTTLRDKCVVGITANPEVGLRNVMNSIGIVTYLNPVIGHHNGDRVGKEAARSGRTVKEVVVEMGLVDPERLDELLSHDSLMNPRYQGAIYPAEDPDSLPRPE
- a CDS encoding YczE/YyaS/YitT family protein; translated protein: MAFITKASLGTTPITSLSYVASFRFPPSIGAFTFVLNFLFIVLQAVLLRRRFPPIQWLQLLVNVIFSGFIDISLWALGWMNPEAMWLQLLVVVIGCTILAFGIALQVSPGVLVVPGEGAVKAIGIVTKVRFGTVKVIFDWTLITIAAICSFAFFGELRGIGLGTVITALLVGSIANIYFRRLFWLGTLNPPPPRLDQ
- a CDS encoding carbohydrate kinase family protein, which translates into the protein MISPGEQVLCVGEALIDVVTRGRKTSEHVGGSPFNVAAGLARLGHPTSLASWWGGDAHGHLIERTAAEYGIDVIDGSNRAERTSVATATIDDTGSASYEFDLLWEVPTLPSPKEISHLHVGSIGATLEPGAMDVFAAVKRMAIQGTVSYDPNLRPAIMKRPGLVRNRIEQIVGHCDVVKASDEDLEWLYPDTPVEEIMRRWAAMGPALIVVTRGPWGSYARLAGDRDMLVIDALDVEVVDTVGAGDSFMSGLLSGLLDAGLLGSASAKAELRRVRWHDVQPALHRGVVTAGLTVSQEGAYAPTRDEVDNVVIAQPLLR